Proteins from one Setaria italica strain Yugu1 chromosome V, Setaria_italica_v2.0, whole genome shotgun sequence genomic window:
- the LOC101760424 gene encoding cullin-1: protein MSLNRPIIDLDEGWAQMEIGIAKLKRILADEPRVSFVSDEYMHLYTTIYNMCTQKSPHDYSQQLYDKYRGAFDDYVTFTVLPSLREKHGEFLLRELVLRWKNHKVMVRWLCRFFHYLDRYFITRRSLPALKSVGWESFKTLVWSFAFDELKATVTTILITMVDKDRDGQIIDRTLVKNVLDIYIELGHDPARNQSAPDPPYEKDFEDAFRQGTIDYYSKKAQTWIVEDTCPEYMLKAEMCLQKEKERVAHYLHSSTEPKLMEAAQGELLARHIDQILKKENSGCKVLLCNEKVEDLSRMFRLFSRIKDGLPPVSKTFQEHVNEVGMSLLKQAVDAAANQFPNSASCLLQDYVRKILDLHDKYMAYVINSFQNHTLFHKALKEAFEVVCNKDVAGCTSAELFASYCDSILRKGGIEKLSDEAIEGNLEKVVKLLSYISDKDLFVEFHRKKLGRRLLFDKNGNDELERSLLAKLKQYFGGQFTSKMEGMLTDIILAKDNQTKYEKYISRNPELHPSVDLSVQVLTTGYWPTYKSSEINLPSEMVKCVEVFKGFYQSVTKYRKMNWIYSLGNCNIIGRFELKPIELIVTTYQGALLLLFNESERLSFSEIVTQLNLSEDDTVRVLHSLSCGKYKILNKEPNSRTISPNDVFEFNHKFTDKMRRIKVQLPPSDEKKKVIDDVNKDRRFAIDAALVRIMKSRKIMTHQNLVAECVEQLSRMFKPDIKMIKRRIEDLITREYLERDKDSANSYRYLA, encoded by the exons ATGTCGCTCAACCGCCCGATCATAGACCTCGATGAGGGGTGGGCACAGATGGAAATCGGCATCGCCAAGCTCAAGCGCATCCTCGCCGACGAACCCCGCGTCAGCTTCGTCTCCGATGAGTACATGCACCTCTACAC GACGATATACAACATGTGCACGCAGAAGTCGCCGCACGACTACTCGCAGCAGCTCTACGACAAGTACAGGGGGGCCTTCGACGATTACGTCACATTCACC GTGTTGCCCTCCTTGAGGGAGAAGCACGGTGAGTTCCTGCTGAGGGAACTCGTGCTCAGGTGGAAAAACCACAAGGTAATGGTCAGGTGGCTGTGCAGGTTCTTCCACTACCTTGACCGCTACTTCATTACACGGAGGTCACTTCCGGCCCTTAAATCAGTTGGCTGGGAATCCTTCAAAACTCTGGTATGGTCTTTC GCCTTTGACGAGCTGAAAGCAACAGTTACAACAATTTTGATCACCATG GTCGACAAGGATAGAGACGGCCAGATTATAGACCGTACTCTTGTCAAGAATGTTCTTGATATCTATattgaactcgggcatgacccAGCAAGAAATCAATCTGCACCAGATCCACCTTACGAGAAGGACTTCGAAGATGCATTTCGGCAGGGTACAATAGATTACTATTCTAAGAAGGCCCAAACCTGGATTGTGGAGGACACTTGCCCTGAATACATGCTTAAG GCTGAGATGTGCTTACAAAAAGAGAAGGAACGAGTTGCACATTATTTACACTCTTCTACTGAACCAAAGTTAATGGAG GCTGCACAAGGAGAATTGCTAGCTCGGCACATAGACCAAATCTTGAAGAAAGAGAATTCTGGATGCAAAGTGTTGCTTTGTAATGAAAAG GTTGAAGATCTGTCAAGGATGTTTAGGCTCTTCTCTAGGATAAAAGATGGCCTGCCTCCAGTATCTAAAACATTCCAGGAG CATGTCAATGAAGTAGGCATGTCTTTGTTGAAGCAAGCAGTAGATGCTGCTGCCA ACCAATTTCCTAATAGTGCATCC TGCTTATTACAGGACTACGTGCGGAAAATCCTGGATCTCCATGACAAATACATGGCATATGTCATCAACAGTTTCCAGAACCATACACTATTTCACAAG GCACTTAAGGAGGCCTTTGAAGTTGTTTGCAATAAAGATGTCGCTGGTTGCACTAGTGCGGAGTTATTCGCATCATACTGTGACAGTATTCTTAGAAAAGGTGGAATCGAAAAACTTAGTGATGAAGCAATTGAAGGGAACCTTGAAAAG GTTGTGAAGCTTCTTTCATACATCAGCGATAAGGACCTCTTTGTTGAGTTTCATAG GAAGAAGCTAGGAAGGAGGTTGCTCTTTGATAAGAATGGCAATGATGAACTAGAGAGAAGCTTGCTTGCCAAGCTAAAGCAGTATTTTGGAGGGCAGTTTACTTCAAAAATGGAGGGCATGCTCACTGATATTATTCTTGCAAAAGATAATCAaacaaaatatgaaaaatacatCAGCAGGAACCCGGAGTTGCATCCTTCGGTAGATCTGAGTGTTCAGGTTTTGACGACAGGATATTGGCCAACATACAAAAGCAGTGAAATAAATCTCCCTTCAGAGATG GTTAAGTGTGTGGAGGTGTTCAAGGGGTTTTATCAATCAGTCACGAAATACCGCAAGATGAACTGGATTTATTCCTTGGGAAATTGCAACATAATTGGGAGGTTTGAATTGAAACCCATTGAGCTGATTGTTACAACTTATCAG GGGGCACTGCTATTGCTATTCAATGAATCCGAGAGACTAAGTTTCTCTGAGATTGTGACACAACTAAATCTTTCTGAAGATGATACTGTACGCGTGCTTCATTCACTTTCATGTGGAAAGTACAAGATTCTCAACAAAGAGCCAAATAGCAGAACAATTTCCCCAAATGATGTCTTTGAGTTCAACCACAAATTTACTGATAAGATGCGAAGGATAAAG GTTCAACTTCCTCCCTCCGACGAGAAGAAAAAGGTCATCGATGATGTGAACAAAGACAGGAGGTTTGCAATTGACGCAGCACTAGTGCGAATCATGAAGAGCCGCAAGATCATGACCCATCAGAATCTTGTTGCGGAATGCGTGGAACAGCTCAGCCGCATGTTCAAG CCTGACATCAAAATGATCAAGAGAAGGATCGAGGACCTTATCACGAGAGAATACCTGGAACGCGATAAGGATTCGGCAAACTCATATCGATACTTAGCTTGA
- the LOC101781247 gene encoding probable potassium transporter 3 → MWPTDPEYGLSPNKNTIGVDVYNPPPLHWTSLLVLAYQSCGVVYGDLSTSPLYVYKGTFSGSLHRFLGEEAVVFGVFSVVFWTLTLIPLLKYVFIVLSADDNGEGGTFALYSLLVRHAKFSLMPNQQAADEELSAYYRPGYAATEDTPILRALRSFLERHRKSRTCLLLTVLFGASLVIGDGVLTPAMSVLSSFSGLRVHSSALTHGEVVILSCIVLVCLFTLQHWGTRRVAFLFAPVVVLWLLLLAALGVYNIVVWNPRILRALSPYYVVSFFQRTGKEGWISLGGVLLSMTGTEAMYADLGHFTAASIRVAFVGLIYPCLVVQYMGQAAFLSKSPDCNIHFIFFESIPRPIFWPVLVIATLAAIVGSQAVISATFSIVRQCTALGCFPRVKIVHTSNRIHGQIYSPEINWILMLVCLGVTVGFRDTDLIGNAYGMACAGVMVVTTLLMALVMVFVWQQGFLMAAMFLLAFGSVEFVYLSAALMKVPQGGWLPLALSLVVVAVMYIWHYGTRRRHMFDVQNKVSLKWLHALGPSLGIVRVPGIGLIYSELATGVPAIFSHFVTNLPAFHQVLVFVCVKAVPIPHVRCYERHLIGRIGPREFRMYRCVVRHGYKDVPGDDNDFENDLVVRIAEFVHMEAAEQAAAGDAARNSDASVEGRMAVVSRPFDLSRTGLLMRAPLPNPEDSVVVRAAATAATADSGKTETIQSLQTMYEAESPGFAIRRRIRFEIDDATSESMDPAVKEELSALVEAKHAGVAYIMGHSYIKARKSSSLIKKLAIDVAYTFLRKNCRGPAVALNIPHISLIEVGMIYYV, encoded by the exons ATGTGGCCTACGGACCCCGAGTATGGCCTCTCGCCAAATAAGAACACCATCGGCGTTGACGTCTACAACCCTCCACCG CTGCACTGGACGAGCCTGCTGGTTCTAGCGTACCAGAGCTGCGGCGTGGTGTACGGCGACCTGAGCACGTCGCCGCTGTACGTCTACAAGGGCACCTTCTCCGGGTCCCTGCACCGGTTCCTGGGCGAGGAGGCCGTCGTGTTCGGTGTCTTCTCCGTCGTCTTCTGGACCCTCACGCTCATCCCCCTCCTCAAGTACGTGTTCATCGTCCTCAGCGCCGACGACAATGGCGAGGGCGGCACCTTCGCGCTCTACTCGCTGCTGGTGCGGCACGCCAAGTTCAGCCTGATGCCCAACCAGCAGGCCGCCGACGAGGAGCTCTCGGCCTACTACCGGCCCGGGTACGCCGCCACGGAGGACACCCCCATCCTCCGCGCGCTCCGGAGCTTCCTCGAGCGGCACCGCAAGTCGCGCACGTGCCTGCTCCTCACGGTCCTCTTCGGCGCCTCCCTCGTCATCGGCGACGGCGTGCTCACGCCGGCCATGTCGGTGCTCTCCTCCTTCTCGGGGCTCCGGGTGCACTCCAGCGCGCTGACGCACGGCGAGGTGGTGATCCTGTCGTGCATCGTGCTGGTGTGCCTCTTCACGCTGCAGCACTGGGGCACGCGACGGGTGGCGTTCCTGTTCGCCCCCGTCGTCGTGCTCTGGCTGCTCCTGCTCGCGGCGCTCGGCGTCTACAACATCGTGGTGTGGAACCCCAGGATCCTGCGCGCGCTCTCCCCCTACTACGTCGTCAGCTTCTTCCAGCGTACCGGCAAGGAAGGATGGATCTCGCTCGGAGGCGTGCTGCTCTCCATGACGG GCACAGAAGCCATGTATGCTGATCTTGGCCACTTCACTGCGGCATCCATAAGGGTCGCGTTCGTGGGGCTGATCTACCCGTGTCTGGTGGTGCAGTACATGGGGCAGGCGGCCTTCCTGTCCAAGTCTCCTGACTGCaacatccacttcatcttcttcGAGTCCATCCCAC GCCCCATCTTCTGGCCGGTGCTGGTGATCGCGACGCTTGCGGCGATCGTGGGCAGCCAGGCGGTGATCTCGGCGACCTTCTCCATCGTGCGGCAGTGCACGGCGCTGGGGTGCTTCCCGCGCGTCAAGATCGTGCACACCTCCAACCGCATCCACGGGCAGATCTACAGCCCGGAGATCAACTGGATCCTGATGCTCGTCTGCCTCGGCGTCACCGTCGGCTTCCGCGACACGGACCTCATCGGCAACGCCTACGGGATGGCCTGCGCGGGGGTCATGGTGGTCACCACGCTCCTCATGGCGCTCGTCATGGTCTTCGTCTGGCAGCAGGGCTTCCTCATGGCCGCCATGTTCCTGCTCGCCTTCGGCTCCGTCGAGTTCGTCTACCTCTCGGCGGCGCTCATGAAGGTGCCGCAGGGCGGCTGGCTGCCGCTGGCTCTctcgctcgtcgtcgtcgccgtcatgTACATCTGGCACTacggcacccgccgccgccacatgtTCGACGTCCAGAACAAGGTGTCGCTCAAGTGGCTGCACGCGCTGGGCCCCAGCCTCGGCATCGTCCGCGTCCCCGGCATCGGCCTCATCTACTCCGAGCTCGCCACCGGCGTCCCGGCCATCTTCTCCCACTTCGTCACCAACCTGCCGGCGTTCCACCAGGTGCTCGTCTTCGTGTGCGTCAAGGCCGTGCCCATCCCGCACGTCCGCTGCTACGAGCGCCACCTCATCGGCCGCATCGGCCCGCGCGAGTTCCGCATGTACCGGTGCGTCGTCAGGCACGGCTACAAGGACGTCCCCGGCGACGACAACGACTTCGAGAACGACCTCGTCGTCCGCATCGCCGAGTTCGTGCACATGGAGGCCGCCgagcaggccgccgccggcgacgccgcgcgCAACAGCGACGCCTCCGTCGAGGGCCGCATGGCCGTCGTCAGCCGCCCCTTCGACCTGTCCCGGACGGGCCTGCTCATGAGGGCGCCGCTTCCCAACCCGGAGGACAGCGTCGTCGTgcgcgcggcggccacggccgccaccgccgacagCGGCAAGACGGAGACGATCCAGTCGCTGCAGACCATGTACGAGGCCGAGTCGCCGGGGTTCGCCATCCGGCGGCGCATCCGCTTCGAGATCGACGACGCCACCAGCGAAAGCATGGACCCGGCCGTGAAGGAGGAGCTCAGCGCGCTAGTCGAGGCCAAGCACGCCGGCGTCGCCTACATCATGGGCCACTCGTACATCAAGGCGAGGAAGAGCTCGTCGCTCATCAAGAAGCTGGCCATCGACGTCGCCTACACCTTCCTCCGCAAGAACTGCAGGGGGCCTGCCGTCGCGCTCAACATTCCGCACATCAGCCTCATCGAAGTTGGCATGATCTACTACGTCTAG
- the LOC101761244 gene encoding protein SRC2, which produces MAYRVLEVNLISANDLKKVTLFSRLRVYAIASISGGDPRIPTHSTLADYVNGCNPAWNTTAHFPIPEAADTRGLALHVRLRAKRAYFGDRDVGEVYVPVDDLLAGADKGGDPRPVSYQVRRPHSGRAHGVLYFCYKFTDVPAAGLPEPEAKQGQYAKYVQDSEMSKDKTMSPPPTAYPPPQVMSAYPPTQAMPAYPPPQAMPGYPPAQYGYGSPYAAYPPQQPYGYAAPPPYGYNAAPQQPPPMYGYAAAPARQSGGMGMGLGLGLLGGAVGGMMLGEMVGDYEADAAYDSGFNDALEF; this is translated from the coding sequence ATGGCATACAGGGTTCTGGAGGTCAACCTGATCTCGGCGAACGATCTCAAGAAGGTGACCCTCTTCTCCCGGCTGCGCGTCTACGCCATCGCCTCCATCTCCGGCGGCGACCCCCGCATACCCACCCACAGCACCCTCGCCGATTACGTCAACGGTTGCAACCCCGCCTGGAACACGACGGCTCACTTCCCCATCCCGGAGGCCGCCGACACCCGCGGCCTCGCGCTCCACGTGAGGCTCCGCGCCAAGCGCGCGTACTTCGGCGACCGCGACGTCGGCGAGGTGTACGTGCCCGTCGACGACCTCCTTGCCGGCGCCGACAAGGGCGGGGACCCCAGGCCCGTCAGCTACCAGGTGCGCCGGCCGCACTCCGGCCGCGCCCACGGCGTGCTCTACTTCTGCTACAAGTTCACCGACGTCCCGGCCGCCGGCCTCCCGGAACCGGAAGCCAAGCAGGGCCAGTACGCTAAGTACGTGCAGGATTCCGAGATGTCGAAGGACAAGACGatgtcgccgccgcccaccgcgtacccgccgccgcaggtcatgTCCGCGTACCCGCCGACGCAGGCCATGCCCGCgtacccgccgccgcaggccatGCCCGGGTACCCGCCGGCGCAGTATGGGTATGGCTCGCCGTACGCGGCGTACCCGCCGCAGCAGCCTTACGGGTACGCTGCTCCGCCACCGTACGGGTACAATGCCGCTCCGCAACAACCGCCGCCGATGTACGGCTACGCAGCAGCGCCGGCGAGGCAGAGTGGGGGCATGGGGATGGGGCTCGGCCTCGGGCTCCTAGGAGGCGCCGTCGGCGGGATGATGCTCGGGGAGATGGTCGGTGACTACGAGGCCGACGCCGCCTACGACTCCGGGTTCAATGACGCGTTGGAATTTTAG